In the Topomyia yanbarensis strain Yona2022 chromosome 3, ASM3024719v1, whole genome shotgun sequence genome, one interval contains:
- the LOC131688808 gene encoding uncharacterized protein LOC131688808 yields the protein MNPLVIENFERLVELQPQTRFMTVYFNHMSQEITPARYAPTYVNILDIPESTLFFDTSMQAEIRGIPDYLRSREIPKIFTSKYQHIDCLKMFYTDSLSTIAALRSKRIDNHDPFFLGKIRESLSNLTRKCYKFTLVWLPAHCSIAGNEKANNLAKIGALDGEIYERPIAYNEFYSASRQRTLASWQTSWDNGDMGRWLHSIIPKVSTKAWFKGLDVSRDFIRVMSRLMSNHYTLDAHLRRIGLAEGNHCACGEGYHDIEHVVWSCTEYREARSQLVDSLQVRGRSIHVPVRDILAYRDPLYMELIYHFLKTASVKI from the exons atgaacccactggtaattgaaaattttgaaagacttgtcgagcttcaaccccaaaccagattcatgacagtgtatttcaatcacatgtcacaagaaataacgcctgctaggtatgctcccacatacgtcaatatactagatattcctgaatccactttattcttcgacacgtccatgcaagcagagattcgtggaattccggattatctacgctcgcgggagatccctaaaatattcacaagtaaatatcaacacatagactgccttaaaatgttttacactgatag tctcagcacaattgcagctctacgctcaaagaggattgataatcacgatccattttttttggggaagatacgagaatctctgagtaacctgacaagaaaatgttataaatttaccctagtgtggctccctgcccattgctctattgcgggcaatgagaaagctaataatttagccaaaattggtgcactagatggtgaaatatatgaaagacccatcgcttacaatgaattttatagcgcttctcgacagaggacacttgctagttggcaaacatcttgggacaatggagatatgggacgatggctacactcaattatccctaaagtatcaacgaaggcatggttcaaaggattggatgtaagtcgggacttcatccgtgtgatgtctaggctcatgtccaatcattatactttagatgcgcatctccgtcgtattgggctcgctgagggtaatcattgtgcttgtggagagggttaccatgacattgagcatgttgtttggtcctgcactgaatatcgtgaagccagatcacaattagtagattctttacaagtccgaggtagatcaatccatgttcctgttagagacatcctggcgtatcgcgatcctctatacatggaacttatctatcattttctaaaaacagcgtctgtcaaaatttaa